The Rathayibacter caricis DSM 15933 genomic sequence GCGATGCCGAGCGTGTCGGCGCGCAGCCCGATCAGGTCGCCGATCAGCGCCCGGGTGACGTCGCCGCCGCCGTTCACGACGATCACGTCGCCGGGCTGCGCGGCGTCGAGCGCCCGGTGGATCAGGAGGTTGTCGCCCGGGCGGGTCCAGACGGTGAACGCCCGACCGGCCAGGCGCGCGCCCGCCCAGACGGGGTGCAGGCCGGAGGCGATGCCGAACCGCTCCTGCGCGTCGCCGATGTTGGCGGTCGGCAGCAGTCGCGCCCGGTCGATCAGCTCATCGGTGATGAGGGGGATCCGTGACATGAGGGGTGTCCTTCCGGTGGGCGGAGCTATTCGGCGATGAGTTCTTCGATGACGGGCTTCGCGGTCTTCTCGCGCTCCTCCCAGAGGGCGGCGACCTCGGCCGCGTCCTCCCAGGTGGGCACCGTGCCCGCGGCCTCGAGCTTCTCGGCGACCTCGGGGTCCTGCGTGGCCGCCTCGAGCGCGCCCTCGAGAGCGGCGATCGTCTCCTCGGGGGTGCCGGCCGGGGCCGAGATGGCGAAGTTGTTCGTCATCGGCTCGAGCTCGAACCCGGCGTCGGCGATGGTCGGCACGTCCGGCAGGAACGGGCTCTGCTGGTCGTTGACGACCGCGAGGATCGAGATCTCGCCCGACTTGTACTGCCCGATGAAGCTCGAGACGCCTCCCAGGGCGAAGTCGACCTCGCCCGAGACCAGGGCGGCGATCTTGTCGGCCCCGCTGTTGTAGTGGACGATGTTGAAGTCGAGCCCGAGCTCCTTCTCGATCGTGCGCAGGTTGACGTGATCGTCCCCCGCGCGGGAGTCGGTGCCCACGGTGATCTCGCCCGGCGCCGCCTCGACGGCGTCGAACAGCTCCTCGAGCGACGTGTACGGGCTCGAGGCGTTCACTCCGATGACCACGTCGTTCAGCGCGAACGATCCGATCGGAGCGAAGCTCTCGCGGTCGAAGCCGGCCTGCTTGCTGGGGTCGAGGTACCGTCCGAAGATCGACGGGATGTTCGTGAAGCCGATCGTGCCGCCGTCCTTCGCGGCCGAGGCGAGGTAGTTCAGGCCGATGACCTGGCTGCCGCCCTCCTTGTTCACGACCTTCACGTTCGCGTCGAGCTCCTCCGACAGCACCGGCGCCAGGATGCGGGCGAGGATGTCGTTGCCGGCGCCCGCCGCGGACGGGACGATCCACTCGATCGTCTGCCCGGACTCGGGGAAGGTCGCGTCCGAGGCGCCGCCCGGAGCGGCGGCCGAGGAGGTGCAGCCGGCGAGCAGGGCGGAGCCGGCGGCGAGGGCGATCAGGGCCGCTGCGGTGCGGTGGGGGGTTCGGGTCATGAGACAGACTCCTTCGTCTGGTCGGAGGGGATCGTGCGGGAGGCGCGCCGCGCGAGGGCGGCGGAGAGGGCGGGCCGGACGGCTCCGAAGAGCACGGCCAGCGCGATGACGGTGACGAGCCCGATGCTCAGCGGACCGCTGACGAACACCGAGTAGTCGCCGCGCGAGAGGGCGAGCGAGCGCTGGAAGTTCTCCTCCAGCAGCGGGCCGAGGATGATCGCGAGCACCAGCGGCGTGAGCGGCACCGCGAAGAGCGAGAAGAGGTAGCCGACCACCCCGGCGCCGAGCATCACGAGGATGTCGAACGTCGATCCGTTGATGCTGTAGGTGCCGAGGAACATGAACGCGATGATCACGGCCATCAGGTAGTGGAACGGCACCTTCAGCACCGCGACCCAGACCCGGGCGAGCGGGACGTTGAGGATCAGCAGGATCACGTTGCCGACGATGAGGCTGGCGATGATCGCCCAGGCCACCTCGGGGTTGTCGCGGAACAGCAGCGGGCCCGGGATGAGCCCGTTGATCGTGAAGGCGCCGGCCATGATCGCGACGGTCGCGCTGGTCGGGATCCCGAGGGTGAACAGCGGGATCATCGACGAGACCGCGAGTGCGTTGTTCGCCGCCTCCGGTCCGGCGACGCCCTCGACGGCTCCGCGGCCGAACTCCTCGGGCCGCTTCGACACCTTCTTCTCGAGGGCGTATGAGGCGAGCGACGTCGCGGCGCCCGGCGATCCGGGCAGCAGGCCCATGGCGAAGCCGATGACGGAGCCGCGGAGGTACGGGAGGAAGGAGCGGCGCAGGTCGCTGCGCGTCGGCAGCAGGCGCCCCACCTTCATCGGGCGGCGCGAGCCGGAGGATCCACCGCGGGCCTGGGCGAGGATCTCGCTCATCCCGAAGACGCCCATGACCACGGCCACCAGGCCCAGGCCGTCGAAGAGCTCGGGGAGGTCGAAGGTGAAGCGCTGCACGCCCTGGCCCTGGTCGATCCCGACGCTGGCGATCGCGAGCCCCAACCCCACGCTCAGCAGCGCCTTGACCGGGTCCTTCCCGGCGAAGCTCGCGACGAGCGCCATGCCGAGCACCGACACGAGGAACAGCTCCGGAGCCCCGAACTCGAGCGCGAGCCGGCTGAAGGGGGCGACGAGGACGAACCCGACGACTCCGATCAGGCCGCCGACGAAGGAGGCGATCGCGGCGGTGACCAGGGCGGGGCCGCCCCGGCCCTGCTTCGCCATCTGGTACCCGTCGAGGGTGGTGGCGATCGAGGACGCCTCCCCGGGTATCCGCAGCAGCACGGCCGTGGTCGTGCCGCCGTAGGCCGCCCCGTAGAGGATCGCCGCGAGCATGATGATCGCGGTCGTGGCGTCGAGCCCGAACGTGACCGGGATGAGCAGCGAGACCGCCGCGGCCGGGCCGAAGCCGGGCAGGACGCCCACGAGCATCCCGATGATGCAGCCGATCAGCGCGAAGAGCAGGTGATCGGGGGTGAGGACGGTGAGGAGGCCGCCCCAGAGCTCGCCGAATCCCATGGTCACAGCCCCAGCCAGGCGAGGGGGACGAGGGTCGAGTGCGGCAGGGCCGTGTTCAGCCAGACCTCGAAGACGAGGCGCGAGGCGCCCGTCGTCGCGATCGCGACGACGGCCGCGATCCAGAGCTTGCGGCCGCCGACGAGCACGAGCACGGCGGTCAGCAGGGCGACCATGGTGACGGAGTAGCCGAGCACCGGCAGCAGGAGCGCCGCGATCGCGACGGAGCCGACGACGACTCCCACCCGCGTCCATCCCCTCCGGTCGGGGAAGTGCGCGTCGTCGAGCTCGTCGTCCTCGCCCTGGAGGAACACTCCGAGCGTCGAGTCCGACACCTCCGCGATCGGGAGAGCGGCGTGGGCCCGGTGCGCGCGGAGCAGCCGCAGCGACCAGAGCAGGCCGGCGACGCCGACGAAGAGGCCCGCGACGAGGGGCATCATGCCCGCGCCGACGCCGGTCGGGGCGGTGAGGCCGTAGCCGGCACCGGAGACGACCAGCGCGGCACCACCGAGCGCGGAGGCTCCGGCGAGCGCCCACTCCGTGACGGTGCGGGGGTCGCGCGACCGGGATCCGCCGGACGCGGTGCTTCTGGGTTCGATCGT encodes the following:
- a CDS encoding methyltransferase, with protein sequence MSRIPLITDELIDRARLLPTANIGDAQERFGIASGLHPVWAGARLAGRAFTVWTRPGDNLLIHRALDAAQPGDVIVVNGGGDVTRALIGDLIGLRADTLGIAGFVVDGAVRDAGTLGDVGMPVFARAVSPAGPYKHGPGRLDEPVAISGVVVAPGDLVVGDADGVVVVKASEAESVVAAAEAIERGEAEKRRSILSGAPRALA
- a CDS encoding Bug family tripartite tricarboxylate transporter substrate binding protein, translating into MTRTPHRTAAALIALAAGSALLAGCTSSAAAPGGASDATFPESGQTIEWIVPSAAGAGNDILARILAPVLSEELDANVKVVNKEGGSQVIGLNYLASAAKDGGTIGFTNIPSIFGRYLDPSKQAGFDRESFAPIGSFALNDVVIGVNASSPYTSLEELFDAVEAAPGEITVGTDSRAGDDHVNLRTIEKELGLDFNIVHYNSGADKIAALVSGEVDFALGGVSSFIGQYKSGEISILAVVNDQQSPFLPDVPTIADAGFELEPMTNNFAISAPAGTPEETIAALEGALEAATQDPEVAEKLEAAGTVPTWEDAAEVAALWEEREKTAKPVIEELIAE
- a CDS encoding tripartite tricarboxylate transporter TctB family protein, giving the protein MSTIEPRSTASGGSRSRDPRTVTEWALAGASALGGAALVVSGAGYGLTAPTGVGAGMMPLVAGLFVGVAGLLWSLRLLRAHRAHAALPIAEVSDSTLGVFLQGEDDELDDAHFPDRRGWTRVGVVVGSVAIAALLLPVLGYSVTMVALLTAVLVLVGGRKLWIAAVVAIATTGASRLVFEVWLNTALPHSTLVPLAWLGL
- a CDS encoding tripartite tricarboxylate transporter permease, with amino-acid sequence MGFGELWGGLLTVLTPDHLLFALIGCIIGMLVGVLPGFGPAAAVSLLIPVTFGLDATTAIIMLAAILYGAAYGGTTTAVLLRIPGEASSIATTLDGYQMAKQGRGGPALVTAAIASFVGGLIGVVGFVLVAPFSRLALEFGAPELFLVSVLGMALVASFAGKDPVKALLSVGLGLAIASVGIDQGQGVQRFTFDLPELFDGLGLVAVVMGVFGMSEILAQARGGSSGSRRPMKVGRLLPTRSDLRRSFLPYLRGSVIGFAMGLLPGSPGAATSLASYALEKKVSKRPEEFGRGAVEGVAGPEAANNALAVSSMIPLFTLGIPTSATVAIMAGAFTINGLIPGPLLFRDNPEVAWAIIASLIVGNVILLILNVPLARVWVAVLKVPFHYLMAVIIAFMFLGTYSINGSTFDILVMLGAGVVGYLFSLFAVPLTPLVLAIILGPLLEENFQRSLALSRGDYSVFVSGPLSIGLVTVIALAVLFGAVRPALSAALARRASRTIPSDQTKESVS